One stretch of Saccharopolyspora erythraea DNA includes these proteins:
- a CDS encoding XRE family transcriptional regulator yields MSDEFDAVLSAVGPRLRALRRRRGATLTALSETTGIPVSTLSRLESGHRKPGGLQAFKQILPAGPTDAEPDPRSHEGYHWLYALNGRLRLVLGDQDLVLTAGEVAEFDTHLPHWFGNADTRPVEYLSILGPQGERFHIRARHRRA; encoded by the coding sequence ATGAGCGACGAGTTCGACGCCGTGCTCAGCGCCGTCGGCCCGCGACTCCGTGCGCTGCGCCGCCGCCGCGGAGCGACCCTGACCGCCCTGTCGGAGACCACCGGCATTCCGGTCAGCACGCTTTCGCGGCTGGAGTCCGGGCACCGCAAACCCGGCGGGTTGCAGGCGTTCAAGCAGATCCTCCCGGCCGGACCCACCGACGCCGAACCCGATCCCCGCTCGCACGAGGGTTACCACTGGCTTTACGCCCTCAACGGGCGGCTGCGCCTGGTTCTCGGCGATCAGGACCTCGTGCTCACCGCCGGTGAGGTGGCCGAGTTCGACACCCACCTCCCGCACTGGTTCGGCAACGCCGACACCCGGCCGGTCGAGTACCTGAGCATCCTCGGCCCGCAGGGCGAACGCTTCCACATCAGAGCCCGCCACCGACGAGCCTGA
- a CDS encoding GNAT family N-acetyltransferase: MVDHHPLRPITDDEFEAWARMIADTYGMDRSGEEIANQRAATDLSRTIAAFDQEVPVGGVSLYPRTLTVPGAHVPVAGVASVGVAPTHRRRGILTAMMRRQLADLHEQGREPIAVLRPSEAAIYGRYGYGPATRGNRIRCEKRSMSFRPGTDFGDGSVRLVDRAQARPLIEKIYDEVGAASVGWPDRADCHWNVRLSDEPHARGGATLQRFALHREPDGQATGYVCYRHKGGLDALGNDTSAVLVDELAAVSRSAYAALWRFLAGIDLVRWIEYEGAVDEPLPHMLTDPRSVRSSAVDRLWVRLADVDRALPARRYSAPLDIVLDVDDAFCPWNAGRHHLRADGDAVSCERTKASADLQLGVAELGAAFLGGTTLTSLAAAGLVRELRPGALAQASAAFRGVREPFYPGGWAFPLY, encoded by the coding sequence ATGGTCGATCATCACCCGCTTCGTCCCATCACCGACGACGAGTTCGAAGCCTGGGCTCGGATGATCGCCGACACCTACGGCATGGACCGCTCCGGCGAGGAGATCGCCAACCAGCGCGCCGCCACCGATCTGAGTCGCACCATCGCCGCTTTCGACCAGGAGGTCCCCGTTGGAGGCGTTTCCCTCTACCCCCGGACCCTGACCGTCCCCGGCGCACACGTGCCCGTCGCGGGTGTCGCTTCGGTCGGCGTCGCGCCGACGCATCGGCGTCGTGGAATCCTCACCGCGATGATGCGTCGGCAGCTCGCCGACCTGCACGAGCAGGGGCGCGAACCGATTGCCGTGCTACGTCCGTCCGAAGCCGCGATCTACGGCCGATACGGCTACGGCCCCGCCACCCGGGGGAACCGAATCCGGTGCGAGAAGCGCTCCATGTCCTTCCGCCCCGGAACGGACTTCGGCGACGGGTCCGTCCGGCTCGTCGATCGTGCTCAGGCACGACCCTTGATCGAGAAGATCTACGACGAGGTCGGGGCAGCCTCGGTCGGTTGGCCGGACCGAGCCGACTGTCATTGGAACGTTCGTCTCTCCGACGAGCCACACGCGCGCGGCGGCGCGACCTTGCAGCGATTCGCCCTGCACCGGGAGCCGGACGGTCAGGCCACCGGCTATGTCTGCTACCGACACAAGGGCGGACTGGACGCTCTGGGCAACGACACCAGCGCGGTGCTGGTCGACGAGCTGGCAGCGGTCTCGCGTTCCGCCTACGCCGCGCTGTGGCGTTTCCTCGCCGGAATCGACCTGGTGCGGTGGATCGAGTACGAGGGCGCCGTGGACGAGCCGTTGCCGCACATGCTGACGGACCCGCGCTCGGTGCGCTCGTCCGCGGTCGACCGGCTTTGGGTGCGGCTGGCCGACGTCGACCGCGCGCTGCCGGCACGCCGGTACTCGGCTCCACTCGACATCGTGCTGGACGTCGACGACGCCTTCTGCCCGTGGAACGCCGGTCGCCACCACCTACGAGCGGACGGCGACGCCGTCAGTTGCGAGCGCACCAAGGCGTCCGCTGACCTGCAGCTCGGCGTGGCCGAGCTGGGCGCGGCATTCCTGGGCGGCACGACGCTGACGTCGCTCGCAGCCGCGGGCCTGGTCCGGGAACTGCGGCCGGGCGCGCTGGCTCAGGCATCAGCCGCCTTCCGCGGCGTCCGAGAACCGTTCTACCCAGGCGGCTGGGCCTTTCCCCTCTACTGA
- a CDS encoding winged helix-turn-helix transcriptional regulator, protein MPETAPPHSESPQLTEQHRELLDQVLDKWSLQVLDALCEGPLRFNGLRRAIPVVTQKSLTAALRRLERNGMVERIVTNTRPVAVEYRITPLGRSLQDLIDALLHWTTVTLPDVELARARFDAQARAEEQPSL, encoded by the coding sequence ATGCCGGAAACCGCCCCACCGCATTCGGAAAGCCCTCAGCTCACCGAGCAACACCGCGAGCTGCTCGACCAGGTCCTCGACAAGTGGTCACTGCAGGTCCTCGACGCACTGTGCGAGGGGCCGTTGCGCTTCAACGGGCTCCGTCGGGCAATCCCGGTCGTGACGCAGAAGTCGCTCACGGCCGCGCTTCGGCGCCTGGAGCGCAACGGGATGGTCGAGCGCATCGTCACGAACACGCGTCCCGTCGCCGTCGAGTACCGCATCACGCCGCTCGGAAGGTCTTTGCAGGACCTCATCGACGCACTCCTGCACTGGACCACCGTCACGTTGCCGGACGTCGAACTCGCCCGAGCGCGCTTCGACGCCCAGGCCCGAGCCGAAGAACAGCCATCACTGTGA